A stretch of the Mycobacterium shigaense genome encodes the following:
- the eccD gene encoding type VII secretion integral membrane protein EccD has product MAKVSFPARCAVAVVCGEHLVSQVYPASVPIEAFLDNVVELLNDELKRRGFTGLESGVGYELHKANGVRLDVTKTLDELGVEDGATLTLVPVIDGESFEPQYESLSTGLARVGKTLFEPVTLRTAAHTALFILGLVLTTVLGLAVRQRFASDSLLPTIVTGVAGLLVAGGAFAVWRWWPGRTDMVDGLGWTAVPLLTTSAAANAPGHLGAAHVFIAALMGAVLTCGLATATGRNANVAATVVTLLGLGGAISGARMWWPVPAQWLGMCALVALLLLLTMAPTIALWVARIRPPYFGSITGRDLFRRSVGLPADAVTPVEEGADEEANSDTTPRGAQIAIAAVRANNILTGICVGAALALPAAVWATLMPGRDRSMAAAVLAGLFVLIFISRGRAFADRRQAAALVCGASAALCVGVVKYVVHEPASAGYSVLWGALVLAGFGGAGLVAALLVPVTRFTPLVRMIAEWVEIAAIIAALPLAAWIGGLFTWVRMR; this is encoded by the coding sequence ATGGCGAAGGTATCGTTTCCGGCTCGTTGTGCGGTTGCGGTCGTTTGTGGAGAACATCTGGTTTCCCAGGTATATCCCGCCTCGGTGCCGATCGAGGCCTTCCTCGACAACGTCGTCGAGCTGCTTAACGACGAACTCAAGCGGCGCGGGTTCACCGGGCTCGAGTCCGGTGTGGGATACGAATTGCACAAGGCCAACGGGGTGCGGCTGGACGTCACCAAGACGCTGGACGAACTCGGCGTCGAGGACGGTGCCACACTCACCCTGGTTCCGGTGATCGACGGCGAATCGTTCGAGCCCCAGTACGAGTCGTTGTCCACCGGCCTGGCCCGGGTCGGCAAGACGCTGTTCGAGCCGGTCACCCTGCGGACCGCCGCCCACACCGCCCTGTTCATTCTCGGGCTAGTGCTGACGACCGTGCTGGGATTGGCTGTGCGCCAGCGCTTTGCGAGCGATTCGCTGCTGCCCACCATCGTGACGGGCGTGGCCGGCCTGCTGGTCGCCGGGGGCGCGTTCGCGGTGTGGCGGTGGTGGCCGGGTCGCACCGACATGGTGGACGGCCTCGGCTGGACCGCGGTGCCGTTGCTGACCACGAGCGCCGCGGCCAACGCGCCCGGGCACCTCGGGGCCGCCCACGTGTTCATCGCGGCGCTGATGGGTGCCGTCCTCACGTGTGGGCTGGCCACGGCGACGGGCAGGAACGCCAACGTTGCCGCGACCGTCGTGACGCTGCTCGGGTTGGGCGGGGCGATCTCCGGGGCCCGAATGTGGTGGCCGGTGCCCGCGCAGTGGCTCGGGATGTGCGCCCTGGTCGCGCTGCTCCTGTTACTGACTATGGCCCCGACGATTGCACTGTGGGTCGCGCGGATCCGGCCGCCCTACTTCGGCTCGATCACCGGCCGAGATCTGTTCCGCCGCAGCGTCGGTCTGCCGGCCGACGCGGTGACCCCCGTCGAGGAGGGCGCCGACGAGGAAGCGAATTCGGACACCACGCCGCGCGGCGCGCAGATCGCGATCGCAGCGGTCCGCGCCAACAACATCCTGACCGGGATCTGCGTGGGTGCGGCCCTGGCGCTGCCCGCCGCGGTGTGGGCGACCCTGATGCCCGGCCGCGATCGGAGCATGGCGGCCGCGGTGCTGGCCGGGCTGTTCGTGCTGATCTTCATCAGCCGCGGACGGGCGTTCGCCGACCGGCGTCAGGCCGCTGCGCTGGTGTGTGGCGCGTCCGCCGCGCTGTGCGTCGGCGTGGTGAAATACGTTGTGCACGAACCTGCCTCGGCGGGGTATTCGGTGCTGTGGGGCGCACTGGTCTTGGCCGGATTCGGCGGCGCCGGCCTGGTTGCGGCGCTGCTGGTACCCGTCACGCGGTTCACTCCACTGGTGCGGATGATCGCCGAATGGGTGGAGATCGCGGCCATCATCGCGGCGTTGCCGCTGGCCGCCTGGATCGGTGGTTTGTTCACCTGGGTACGCATGCGATGA
- a CDS encoding MinD/ParA family ATP-binding protein: protein MTNPWTGASNPAEQGGPTRREPTGAGYQTQGSVSGTLRISDMVAPRKIPPGGGWRKFLYQTTFHAVNFGESPGERHYRELQERIRRHIRKQYVIGVVSGKGGVGKTTMTACIGAVFRECRPENVVAIDAAPGFGTLAGRIDESPPGDYAAVLNDTDVQGYADIREHLGQNSLGLDVLAGNRTSDQPRPLVASMFAGVLSRLRRTHTVIVVDTSDDLEHPVMKAVLDACDTLVFVSGLTADTSLPVTRSIDLLRSMGYHEVVSRSMVILNDSRDKYDAEARAYLTERFAQSGATVEFMPYDPYLAKGGIIDTRHELKKKTRLRLFEITAALADKYIPDADRPR, encoded by the coding sequence GTGACGAACCCGTGGACGGGCGCGTCCAATCCCGCAGAACAGGGTGGGCCCACCAGGCGAGAACCGACCGGCGCTGGCTACCAAACCCAAGGCTCCGTATCGGGGACGTTGCGCATCTCCGACATGGTCGCGCCCCGCAAAATCCCACCCGGCGGTGGTTGGCGAAAGTTCCTGTATCAGACGACATTCCATGCCGTTAACTTCGGCGAATCGCCCGGCGAACGCCATTATCGAGAGCTGCAGGAGCGCATCCGGCGCCACATCCGCAAGCAGTATGTGATCGGCGTCGTATCGGGCAAAGGCGGTGTCGGCAAGACCACCATGACCGCGTGCATCGGTGCGGTGTTCCGCGAATGCCGGCCCGAGAACGTGGTCGCCATCGACGCGGCGCCCGGCTTCGGAACCCTGGCCGGTCGGATCGACGAGTCGCCGCCGGGCGACTACGCGGCGGTACTCAACGACACCGACGTCCAGGGCTATGCGGATATCCGAGAACACCTGGGGCAGAACAGTCTTGGCTTGGATGTGCTGGCCGGCAACCGCACCTCGGACCAGCCGCGGCCGCTGGTTGCTTCCATGTTCGCCGGCGTGCTGTCGCGGCTGCGCCGCACGCACACCGTGATCGTGGTGGACACCTCCGACGACCTCGAGCACCCCGTGATGAAGGCGGTGCTCGACGCCTGCGACACACTGGTTTTCGTGTCCGGCCTGACGGCGGACACCTCCCTGCCGGTCACCCGGTCGATCGACCTGCTGCGGTCGATGGGCTACCACGAAGTGGTGTCGCGCAGCATGGTCATCTTGAATGACAGCCGCGACAAGTACGACGCCGAGGCGCGCGCCTATCTGACCGAACGTTTCGCGCAGTCAGGTGCGACCGTGGAATTCATGCCCTACGACCCGTACCTCGCCAAGGGCGGGATCATCGACACACGCCACGAGTTGAAGAAGAAGACGCGGTTGCGGCTGTTTGAAATCACCGCGGCCTTGGCCGACAAGTACATTCCAGATGCCGACAGGCCGCGCTAA
- a CDS encoding ESX secretion-associated protein EspG: MLTTTLDGLWVLQVLTGIEVLSPEMGLRPHLPSVEPKRLALEHPVAAELRAAGVIDELGVVDSTVVEWLTVLSRRDVGLVVHFRAPGDGDEPARALLARFAQWWVVMERSADIVRMSGAGVASNEGSASAAVSAQIERLCGGNEPAALRPVTVDAEAMRAAAADQESLRAFFEKQGLDHDQLHTLELAADPERSAQASFVAIQSGVDTGRPSRTYVEPGAVTVIDTPEGRLVAEHVRSAGTKWMIIAPGNKNNIATAINQMMRRLPADQEWYSYRKVV, translated from the coding sequence GTGCTCACCACCACACTGGACGGCTTGTGGGTCCTTCAGGTGCTCACCGGCATCGAGGTCTTGTCCCCCGAGATGGGACTGAGGCCCCATCTGCCCAGCGTCGAGCCCAAGCGGCTCGCGCTGGAACACCCGGTTGCGGCCGAACTGCGGGCCGCCGGCGTGATCGACGAGCTGGGCGTCGTGGACAGCACGGTCGTCGAATGGCTGACCGTGCTGTCTCGCCGTGATGTCGGCCTCGTCGTGCATTTCCGAGCGCCCGGGGATGGCGACGAGCCGGCCCGGGCGTTGCTGGCCAGGTTCGCGCAGTGGTGGGTGGTGATGGAGCGGTCGGCCGACATCGTCCGGATGAGCGGAGCGGGCGTCGCCAGCAATGAGGGCTCGGCCAGCGCCGCTGTCTCCGCGCAAATCGAAAGATTGTGCGGCGGCAACGAACCCGCCGCGCTTCGGCCCGTCACGGTGGACGCCGAGGCCATGCGCGCCGCCGCGGCCGACCAGGAATCCCTGCGCGCCTTCTTCGAAAAGCAGGGGCTCGATCACGACCAGTTGCACACGCTGGAACTGGCCGCGGACCCCGAGCGCTCGGCGCAGGCCTCGTTCGTCGCCATTCAGTCCGGGGTGGACACCGGCCGGCCCTCCCGCACCTACGTCGAACCGGGGGCGGTGACCGTCATCGATACGCCGGAAGGGCGGCTGGTCGCCGAGCACGTCCGTTCGGCCGGCACGAAATGGATGATCATCGCTCCGGGGAACAAGAACAACATCGCCACAGCGATCAACCAGATGATGCGGCGTCTGCCGGCGGACCAAGAATGGTATTCGTACCGAAAAGTCGTGTAG
- a CDS encoding WXG100 family type VII secretion target has protein sequence MSDSIIYNHAAVSGLSGDIAAQAAQLMEIHGDVLHLTQALTDFFQGHGATSFFDAQQQMLHGLEDLIQTVSLHGHTVSNVHDAALMTDSLTSKFFSV, from the coding sequence ATGTCCGACAGCATCATTTACAACCACGCCGCGGTGAGCGGCCTTTCCGGCGACATCGCCGCTCAGGCCGCTCAGCTGATGGAGATCCACGGCGACGTACTACATCTCACCCAGGCGCTGACCGATTTCTTCCAGGGCCACGGCGCCACCTCATTCTTCGACGCCCAGCAGCAGATGCTGCACGGGCTGGAGGACCTGATCCAGACAGTCAGCCTGCACGGCCACACGGTGAGCAATGTGCATGACGCAGCGCTGATGACGGACAGCCTGACGTCCAAGTTCTTCTCGGTCTAG
- a CDS encoding WXG100 family type VII secretion target, which yields MPSTIVTPELLRSTKQRIESRLQEAAAIANRYLSGHENIISGAGWAGQAGSTSLNTAGQIHHDLQQMMNGGNRLANGLAQTAALMESQEADSAHNLNGVFGGVQST from the coding sequence ATGCCATCAACCATCGTCACACCGGAGCTGCTCCGCAGTACCAAGCAGCGAATTGAGTCAAGGCTGCAGGAGGCAGCGGCGATCGCCAATCGATACCTGAGCGGTCACGAAAATATCATCAGCGGTGCCGGCTGGGCCGGTCAGGCTGGGTCGACGTCGCTCAACACGGCCGGCCAGATTCACCACGACCTGCAGCAGATGATGAATGGCGGCAACCGGCTGGCCAACGGTCTCGCTCAGACCGCGGCCCTCATGGAAAGCCAGGAAGCGGATTCCGCCCACAACCTCAATGGCGTTTTCGGCGGCGTGCAGTCCACCTAA
- a CDS encoding pullulanase, which translates to MDYCLSGDDGTAAIGHGRPDLDLDSDGRLDAYGLDFDGDGLRDDALADFDGDGVADHAVLDLDNDGAPESYFTDDGSGTWAVAVDRGGQLRWYGLDGAEHSGGPLVDFDGVHVRGRLDDRLIDSDGDGVADRVLCARENGATAYVDTDGDGKWNVRLTDGDGDGLADGAVSF; encoded by the coding sequence ATGGACTACTGCTTATCCGGCGACGACGGCACCGCGGCCATCGGGCACGGCCGGCCCGATCTCGATCTCGACAGCGACGGGCGGCTCGACGCCTACGGCCTCGATTTCGACGGCGACGGGTTGCGCGACGACGCCCTGGCGGATTTCGACGGCGACGGGGTAGCCGACCACGCGGTGCTCGATCTGGACAACGACGGTGCCCCGGAAAGTTACTTCACCGACGACGGCTCCGGCACCTGGGCGGTCGCGGTCGATCGCGGCGGCCAGCTGCGCTGGTATGGGTTGGACGGCGCGGAACACAGCGGCGGACCGCTGGTCGACTTCGACGGGGTACACGTGCGCGGCCGGCTGGACGACCGATTGATCGACAGCGACGGCGACGGCGTCGCCGATCGGGTGTTGTGCGCGCGCGAGAACGGTGCGACCGCGTACGTGGACACCGACGGTGACGGAAAGTGGAACGTCCGGTTGACCGACGGCGACGGCGACGGTTTGGCCGACGGCGCGGTCAGTTTCTAA
- a CDS encoding CCA tRNA nucleotidyltransferase produces the protein MPDPADDVELLTAAAVALNTRTPLLRELGSAFDAAGHELYLVGGSVRDVLLGRPSPDLDFTTDARPEQVQQILRSWADHLWDTGIQFGTVGVGKGEHRLEITTFRADTYDQVSRNPEVRFGDRLDEDLVRRDFTVNAMAVRITATGPGEFLDPLGGFAALRARVLDTPAAPEVSFGDDPLRMLRAARFVSQLGFTVAPRVRAAIEEMAPQLGRISIERVAAELDKLLLGVDPVAGIDLLVQTGMGEVVLPEIGGMQMAIDEHHQHKDVYQHSLMVLRQAIALEDPPPEGGPDLVLRWAALLHDIGKPATRRHEPNGGVSFHHHEVVGAKMVRKRLRALKYSKQLIDDISQLVYLHLRFHGYGGGKWTDSAVRRYVADAGPLLPRLHKLVRADCTTRNQRRAARLQANYDQLEARIAELAAQEDLARVRPDLDGNQIMKLLDIPAGPQVGEAWRFLKELRLDRGPMTDEQATAELLAWWRSRGNA, from the coding sequence GTGCCGGACCCCGCCGACGATGTGGAGCTGCTGACCGCGGCCGCGGTCGCGCTGAATACGCGTACTCCGTTGTTGCGTGAGCTGGGTTCGGCATTCGATGCCGCGGGCCACGAGCTGTATCTGGTCGGCGGTTCGGTGCGGGATGTCTTGCTGGGCAGGCCGAGTCCCGACCTGGACTTCACCACCGACGCCCGCCCCGAACAGGTGCAGCAGATCTTGCGGAGCTGGGCAGATCACCTGTGGGACACCGGCATCCAGTTCGGCACGGTCGGCGTCGGCAAGGGTGAGCACCGACTGGAGATCACCACGTTCAGGGCCGATACCTACGACCAGGTTTCGCGCAATCCGGAGGTGCGCTTCGGCGATCGACTCGACGAGGACCTGGTGCGTCGCGATTTCACGGTGAACGCGATGGCGGTGCGGATCACGGCGACCGGGCCGGGCGAATTCTTGGACCCGCTGGGCGGTTTCGCGGCCCTGCGGGCGCGGGTGCTGGACACCCCGGCGGCTCCGGAGGTCTCCTTCGGCGACGATCCGCTGCGGATGCTGCGGGCGGCGCGGTTCGTCTCGCAACTGGGCTTCACCGTCGCACCCCGGGTGCGGGCGGCGATCGAGGAGATGGCCCCGCAGCTGGGCCGCATCAGCATCGAGCGAGTGGCGGCCGAGCTGGACAAGCTGTTGCTGGGGGTCGACCCGGTCGCCGGGATCGACCTGCTCGTGCAGACCGGCATGGGTGAGGTGGTGTTGCCCGAAATCGGCGGCATGCAGATGGCCATCGACGAGCATCACCAGCACAAGGACGTTTACCAGCATTCGCTGATGGTGTTACGGCAGGCGATCGCCCTGGAGGACCCGCCTCCTGAGGGGGGCCCCGACCTGGTGCTGCGCTGGGCGGCGTTGCTGCATGACATCGGTAAGCCCGCGACCAGGCGCCACGAGCCCAACGGCGGTGTGAGCTTCCATCACCACGAGGTGGTGGGCGCCAAGATGGTCCGCAAGCGGCTGCGGGCGCTCAAATATTCCAAGCAGCTGATCGACGACATTTCGCAGCTGGTGTATCTGCATCTGCGGTTTCATGGCTACGGCGGCGGCAAATGGACCGACTCGGCGGTGCGCCGGTACGTCGCCGACGCGGGGCCGCTGCTGCCGCGGCTGCACAAGTTGGTCCGCGCCGACTGCACCACCCGCAACCAGCGCCGCGCGGCGCGGTTGCAGGCCAACTACGACCAGCTGGAGGCGCGCATCGCAGAGCTGGCCGCCCAGGAGGATCTGGCGCGGGTCCGCCCCGATCTGGACGGCAACCAGATCATGAAGCTGCTCGACATTCCCGCGGGTCCCCAGGTGGGCGAGGCGTGGCGGTTCCTGAAGGAGCTGCGGCTGGATCGCGGACCGATGACCGACGAACAGGCCACGGCAGAACTGTTGGCTTGGTGGCGGTCGCGGGGGAACGCTTAA